Proteins encoded in a region of the Zea mays cultivar B73 chromosome 2, Zm-B73-REFERENCE-NAM-5.0, whole genome shotgun sequence genome:
- the LOC100285187 gene encoding uncharacterized protein LOC100285187 — MAAADASAETAAIARRLASCNTGTRERALRYLLSDFLPASAPRLSATDLLKLWKGIFFCFWHADKPLYQSSVATRLASAVSAPPSPTDGTAFLAAYLTTLRREWAHIDVHRLDKFYLLNRRFLHHAFLLLRANSFAPDVTSQVVSVLSDKALLPEADNVAAATSRGLGYHVAEAFLDELLPVLPVSLETMDTLLAPFFTVLEKSTDRVMVSKVKAGVFERLLDSGSRLLEMVKKGEEVEKGDAEEKLGKVGLLFGFSKRFLDIGAMAETVQSNRKVVFGLRDAFVKIEKGLQLSGLEIPAPKFEATEVPVPPNVGKGKAQKKKKAKKAALAEGEMEEDNDLKREKKIKKEKKEKKRRKVEVVDEGDVTEKSTNAPGADQQMGDGTDGITFDAALKSNLQKQFEMVAAEAGMAEGGSSSSDSPVTPVTGKVATKRKRSKSADKLSEASAGDGGSEGNLLAQDGEKSGKKVRFSMKNNLVWRPHNPLPPQCLRLPPSATPRGSALKKGVQPGPITPTPLKKAKPKAKSAKKVLKKPPSSAVKRLRKLQSFSA, encoded by the coding sequence ATGGCCGCCGCAGACGCGTCCGCCGAGACCGCCGCCATCGCGCGGCGCCTGGCCTCCTGCAACACCGGCACCCGGGAGCGCGCGCTCCGCTACCTTCTCTCCGACTTTCTGCCGGCCTCCGCGCCGCGCCTCTCCGCCACCGACCTCCTCAAGCTCTGGAAGGGCATCTTCTTCTGCTTCTGGCACGCCGACAAGCCGCTCTACCAGAGCTCCGTCGCCACGCGCCTCGCCTCCGCCGTCTCCGCCCCGCCGTCCCCCACCGATGGCACCGCCTTCCTCGCCGCCTACCTCACCACGCTCCGCCGCGAGTGGGCCCACATCGACGTCCACCGCCTCGACAAGTTCTACCTCCTCAACCGCCGGTTCCTCCACCACGCCTTCCTGCTCCTCCGTGCTAACTCCTTCGCCCCCGACGTCACCTCCCAGGTCGTGTCCGTCCTGTCGGACAAGGCCCTGCTACCGGAAGCCGACAACGTCGCCGCTGCCACCTCCCGGGGCCTCGGGTACCACGTCGCCGAGGCGTTCCTTGACGAGCTCCTGCCTGTGCTCCCCGTGAGCCTGGAGACGATGGACACCCTGCTTGCTCCGTTCTTCACTGTGTTGGAGAAGTCGACCGATCGGGTGATGGTGAGTAAGGTGAAGGCAGGTGTGTTTGAGAGGTTACTAGACAGCGGCAGTCGGTTGCTGGAGATGGTGAAAAAAGGGGAGGAGGTGGAGAAGGGTGACGCCGAGGAGAAGCTCGGTAAAGTTGGATTGCTGTTTGGATTCAGCAAGAGGTTCCTGGATATTGGTGCAATGGCAGAGACAGTGCAATCGAACCGGAAGGTGGTCTTTGGGTTGAGGGATGCGTTTGTGAAGATCGAGAAGGGTTTGCAGTTATCTGGTCTTGAGATCCCTGCACCAAAGTTTGAGGCTACTGAGGTGCCAGTGCCGCCAAATGTGGGCAAGGGAAAGGCACAAAAGAAGAAAAAGGCCAAGAAGGCTGCATTGGCTGAAGGTGAGATGGAGGAGGACAATGATTTGAAACGTGAGAAGAAgataaagaaggaaaagaaggagaagaaaaggaggaAGGTGGAGGTTGTTGATGAAGGGGATGTCACTGAGAAGAGTACTAATGCTCCAGGAGCTGACCAACAGATGGGTGATGGTACTGATGGCATTACATTCGATGCAGCTTTGAAGTCCAACCTTCAGAAGCAGTTTGAGATGGTGGCAGCAGAAGCTGGTATGGCAGAAGGGGGCAGCAGCTCAAGTGATTCACCAGTGACACCAGTTACTGGGAAAGTGGCAACAAAGAGGAAGCGTTCAAAATCTGCTGATAAGCTGTCTGAAGCTTCTGCTGGGGATGGTGGCAGCGAAGGTAATCTTCTTGCCCAAGATGGAGAGAAGAGTGGTAAGAAGGTGAGGTTCTCGATGAAGAATAATTTAGTTTGGAGACCTCACAATCCTTTGCCACCGCAGTGTTTGAGGCTGCCACCTTCAGCTACTCCAAGAGGAAGCGCACTAAAAAAGGGTGTCCAGCCAGGTCCCATAACACCGACCCCATTGAAGAAGGCTAAGCCAAAGGCAAAATCCGCAAAGAAGGTCTTGAAGAAGCCGCCTTCATCTGCTGTGAAGCGCTTGCGGAAGTTGCAGAGTTTCTCAGCCTGA
- the LOC100501332 gene encoding putative receptor-like protein kinase — MASPDPRTVFLVFIVVLVVVVVILLGICWKFLKPDIMRKLMRPRSPGSDVPEYFSSNMSGNLRTITYFDYATLKKATRDFNQKNQLGRGGFGPVYLGRLDDGRRVAVKQLSVGKSGQGESEFFVEVNMITSIQHKNLVRLVGCCSEGSQRLLVYEFMKNKSLDKILFGGDGSPFLNWRTRHQIIIGVARGLQYLHEESNLRIVHRDIKASNILLDDKFQPKIGDFGLARFFPEDQTYLSTAFAGTLGYTAPEYAIRGELTVKADTYSFGVLVLEIVSSRKNTDLSLPNEMQYLPEHAWRLYEQSKILELVDPKVQADGLDAKEVQQVCQIALLCVQPRPDLRPAMSEVVLMLTMKSDQSVPAPVKPAFLDRKSLKDKNVTSDTAMEMRSASYWMNTPSPMVDKPYDMSCGI, encoded by the exons ATGGCGTCTCCAGATCCTCGGACGGTCTTCCTCGTCTTCATCGTGGtccttgtcgtggtcgtcgtcatcCTGCTTGGTATCTGCTGGAAGTTCCTCAAGCCAGACATCATGAGGAAGCTGATGCGGCCAAGAAGCCCTGGTTCAG ATGTTCCTGAGTACTTCAGCAGCAACATGAGCGGGAACCTCCGGACGATCACCTACTTCGACTACGCGACGCTGAAGAAGGCCACTAGGGACTTCAACCAGAAAAACCAGCTTGGCAGAGGAGGCTTCGGCCCCGTTTATCTG GGGAGGCTAGACGACGGTAGGAGAGTTGCGGTGAAGCAGCTCAGCGTCGGCAAGTCTGGGCAGGGCGAGTCGGAGTTCTTCGTCGAAGTGAACATGATCACAAGCATCCAGCACAAGAACCTCGTGCGCCTGGTGGGGTGCTGCTCCGAGGGGTCGCAGCGGCTGCTGGTGTACGAGTTCATGAAGAACAAGAGCTTGGACAAGATACTGTTCG GGGGTGATGGCTCGCCGTTCCTGAACTGGAGAACCAGGCACCAGATCATCATCGGCGTCGCACGGGGCTTGCAGTACCTCCACGAGGAGTCAAACCTGAGGATCGTTCACCGCGACATCAAGGCCAGCAACATCCTCTTGGACGACAAGTTCCAGCCCAAGATCGGCGACTTTGGCCTCGCCAGGTTCTTCCCCGAGGACCAGACGTACCTGAGCACTGCGTTTGCCGGCACTTT GGGCTACACTGCGCCTGAATACGCCATCAGAGGGGAGCTCACGGTGAAAGCCGACACCTACAGCTTCGGTGTGCTGGTGCTCGAGATCGTCAGCAGCAGGAAGAACACGGACCTGTCTCTCCCGAACGAGATGCAGTACCTCCCAGAACAC GCATGGAGGCTCTACGAGCAGTCCAAGATCCTGGAGCTCGTGGACCCGAAGGTGCAGGCCGACGGGCTCGACGCGAAGgaggtccagcaggtgtgccagaTCGCGCTGCTGTGCGTGCAGCCGCGCCCGGACCTCCGGCCGGCCATGTCGGAGGTCGTGCTGATGCTGACGATGAAGAGCGACCAGTCCGTCCCGGCGCCCGTGAAGCCGGCGTTCCTCGACAGGAAGAGCCTCAAGGACAAGAACGTCACGTCGGATACGGCGATGGAGATGAGGTCGGCGTCCTACTGGATGAACACGCCGTCGCCCATGGTGGACAAACCGTACGACATGAGCTGCGGCATCTGA
- the LOC100274909 gene encoding uncharacterized protein, producing the protein MRRRWSRAAVLACLLLLACVAESRAVPDASGGGGGPGEQRRGAFDVVVVGLVSIGLGRRWRAGEMVDEDKRRVPTGPNPLHNR; encoded by the coding sequence ATGAGAAGGCGGTGGTCCCGCGCCGCGGTGCTCGCGTGCTTACTGCTCCTCGCGTGCGTCGCCGAGTCGCGCGCGGTGCCCGACGCCtcggggggcggcggcggcccagGAGAGCAGCGGCGGGGCGCGTTCGACGTCGTGGTCGTCGGCCTCGTCAGCATCGGCCTCGGCCGTCGGTGGCGCGCCGGCGAGATGGTCGACGAGGACAAGCGCCGCGTGCCCACGGGGCCCAACCCGCTGCACAACCGATGA
- the LOC100501332 gene encoding putative receptor-like protein kinase isoform X1 yields MQFRFGRQKQGAAMASPDPRTVFLVFIVVLVVVVVILLGICWKFLKPDIMRKLMRPRSPGSDVPEYFSSNMSGNLRTITYFDYATLKKATRDFNQKNQLGRGGFGPVYLGRLDDGRRVAVKQLSVGKSGQGESEFFVEVNMITSIQHKNLVRLVGCCSEGSQRLLVYEFMKNKSLDKILFGGDGSPFLNWRTRHQIIIGVARGLQYLHEESNLRIVHRDIKASNILLDDKFQPKIGDFGLARFFPEDQTYLSTAFAGTLGYTAPEYAIRGELTVKADTYSFGVLVLEIVSSRKNTDLSLPNEMQYLPEHAWRLYEQSKILELVDPKVQADGLDAKEVQQVCQIALLCVQPRPDLRPAMSEVVLMLTMKSDQSVPAPVKPAFLDRKSLKDKNVTSDTAMEMRSASYWMNTPSPMVDKPYDMSCGI; encoded by the exons ATGCAATTTCGCTTTGGCCGGCAGAAGCAAGGAGCAGCAATGGCGTCTCCAGATCCTCGGACGGTCTTCCTCGTCTTCATCGTGGtccttgtcgtggtcgtcgtcatcCTGCTTGGTATCTGCTGGAAGTTCCTCAAGCCAGACATCATGAGGAAGCTGATGCGGCCAAGAAGCCCTGGTTCAG ATGTTCCTGAGTACTTCAGCAGCAACATGAGCGGGAACCTCCGGACGATCACCTACTTCGACTACGCGACGCTGAAGAAGGCCACTAGGGACTTCAACCAGAAAAACCAGCTTGGCAGAGGAGGCTTCGGCCCCGTTTATCTG GGGAGGCTAGACGACGGTAGGAGAGTTGCGGTGAAGCAGCTCAGCGTCGGCAAGTCTGGGCAGGGCGAGTCGGAGTTCTTCGTCGAAGTGAACATGATCACAAGCATCCAGCACAAGAACCTCGTGCGCCTGGTGGGGTGCTGCTCCGAGGGGTCGCAGCGGCTGCTGGTGTACGAGTTCATGAAGAACAAGAGCTTGGACAAGATACTGTTCG GGGGTGATGGCTCGCCGTTCCTGAACTGGAGAACCAGGCACCAGATCATCATCGGCGTCGCACGGGGCTTGCAGTACCTCCACGAGGAGTCAAACCTGAGGATCGTTCACCGCGACATCAAGGCCAGCAACATCCTCTTGGACGACAAGTTCCAGCCCAAGATCGGCGACTTTGGCCTCGCCAGGTTCTTCCCCGAGGACCAGACGTACCTGAGCACTGCGTTTGCCGGCACTTT GGGCTACACTGCGCCTGAATACGCCATCAGAGGGGAGCTCACGGTGAAAGCCGACACCTACAGCTTCGGTGTGCTGGTGCTCGAGATCGTCAGCAGCAGGAAGAACACGGACCTGTCTCTCCCGAACGAGATGCAGTACCTCCCAGAACAC GCATGGAGGCTCTACGAGCAGTCCAAGATCCTGGAGCTCGTGGACCCGAAGGTGCAGGCCGACGGGCTCGACGCGAAGgaggtccagcaggtgtgccagaTCGCGCTGCTGTGCGTGCAGCCGCGCCCGGACCTCCGGCCGGCCATGTCGGAGGTCGTGCTGATGCTGACGATGAAGAGCGACCAGTCCGTCCCGGCGCCCGTGAAGCCGGCGTTCCTCGACAGGAAGAGCCTCAAGGACAAGAACGTCACGTCGGATACGGCGATGGAGATGAGGTCGGCGTCCTACTGGATGAACACGCCGTCGCCCATGGTGGACAAACCGTACGACATGAGCTGCGGCATCTGA